In a genomic window of Meleagris gallopavo isolate NT-WF06-2002-E0010 breed Aviagen turkey brand Nicholas breeding stock chromosome 1, Turkey_5.1, whole genome shotgun sequence:
- the UBE3A gene encoding ubiquitin-protein ligase E3A isoform X1 has protein sequence MATACKRSPGEPHSENIETSRMKRAAAKHLIERYYHQLTEGCGNEACTNEFCASCPTFLRMDNNAAAIKALELYKINAKLCDPHPSKKGTSSAYLENNSKGAHNNSCTDRKMNKKEMQGPRDDFKDVTFLTEDKIYEILELCREKEDYSPLIRVIGRVFSSAEALVQSFRKAKHHTKEELKSLQGKDEDKDEDEKEKAACSAAAMEEDSGASSSSSSRIGDNTQGDNNLQKLGPDEVSVDIEAVRRVYDRLLSNEKIETAFLNALVYLSPNVECDLTYHNVYSRDPNYLNLFIIVMENGNLHSPEYLEMALPLFCKAMSKLPLAAQAKLVRLWSKYRADQIRRMMETFQQLITYKVISNEFNSRNLVNDDDAVVAASKCLKMVYYANVVGGDVDTDHNEEEDEEPIPESSELTLQELLGEERRNKKGPRVDPLETELGVKTIDCRKPLIPFEEFINEPLNDVLEMDKDYTFFKVETENKFSFMTCPFILNAVTKNLGLYYDNRIRMYSERRITVLYSLVQGQQLNPYLRLKVRRDHIIDDALVRLEMIAMENPADLKKQLYVEFEGEQGVDEGGVSKEFFQLVVEEIFNPDIGMFTYDESTKLFWFNPSSFETEGQFTLIGIVLGLAIYNNCILDVHFPMVVYRKLMGKKGTFRDLADSHPVLYQSLRDLLEYEGSVEDDMMITFQISHTDLFGNPMMHDLKENGDKIPITNENRKEFVNLYADYILNKSVEKQFKAFRRGFHMVTNESPLKYLFRPEEIELLICGSRNLDFQALEETTEYDGGYTRDSLIIREFWEIVHSFTDEQKRLFLQFTTGTDRAPVGGLGKLKMIIAKNGPDTERLPTSHTCFNVLLLPEYSSKEKLKERLLKAITYAKGFGML, from the exons ATGGCCACAGCTTGTAAAAG ATCACCAGGAGAACCTCACTCTGAAAACATTGAAACTAGCCGAAT GAAGCGAGCAGCTGCAAAGCATCTAATAGAGCGCTACTACCACCAGTTAACTGAGGGCTGTGGAAATGAAGCCTGCACGAATGAATTTTGTGCTTCCTGTCCAACTTTTCTCCGTATGGATAACAATGCAGCAGCCATTAAGGCCCTCGAGCTTTATAAGATTAATGCAAAACTCTGTGATCCTCATCCCTCCAAGAAAGGAACGAGCTCAGCTTACCTAGAAAACAACTCCAAGGGTGCCCATAACAATTCCTGcactgacagaaaaatgaacaagaaggaaatgcaaggCCCAAGAGATGACTTCAAAG ATGTGACTTTTCTAACGGAAGACAAGATATATGAAATTCTTGAACTATGTCGAGAAAAAGAGGATTATTCCCCTTTAATCCGAGTGATTGGGAGAGTATTTTCCAGTGCTGAAGCACTGGTACAGAGTTTCCGAAAAGCCAAGCATCACACCAAGGAGGAGCTCAAGTCTCTTCAAGGAAAGGATGAAGACaaagatgaagatgaaaaggaaaaagctgccTGTTCGGCTGCTGCTATGGAAGAAGATTCAGGCGCATCATCATCTTCATCGTCAAGAATAGGTGATAATACACAAGGAGATAATAACCTCCAAAAATTAGGCCCTGATGAAGTGTCTGTAGATATTGAAGCAGTCAGGCGGGTCTACGATAGATTactttctaatgaaaaaatagaaactgCCTTTTTAAATGCACTTGTGTATTTGTCACCTAATGTGGAATGTGACTTGACTTACCACAATGTATACTCTCGGGATCCGAACTATCTGAATTTGTTTATTATCGTTATGGAGAATGGCAATCTTCATAGCCCAGAATATCTGGAAATGGCTCTGCCGTTGTTTTGCAAAGCAATGAGCAAGCTGCCCCTTGCAGCTCAAGCAAAACTGGTCAGATTGTGGTCTAAGTATAGAGCAGACCAAATTCGGAGAATGATGGAGACGTTTCAGCAGCTTATTACTTACAAAGTCATAAGCAACGAGTTCAACAGTCGTAACCTAGTGAACGATGACGatgctgttgttgctgcttcCAAGTGCTTGAAAATGGTTTACTATGCAAATGTAGTAGGAGGGGATGTGGATACGGATCATaatgaagaggaagatgaagaacCCATCCCGGAATCAAGTGAACTCACTCTTCAAGAGCTGTTGggtgaggaaagaagaaataaaaaaggtcCTCGAGTGGACCCACTGGAAACTGAGCTTGGTGTTAAAACTATAGATTGCAGAAAACCACTTATCCCCTTTGAAGAATTTATTAATGAACCACTGAATGATGTTCTAGAAATGGACAAAGACTACACTTTCTTCAaagtagaaacagaaaataaattctcttttaTGACTTGTCCCTTCATATTGAATGCTGTTACTAAGAACCTGGGACTGTATTATGACAATAGGATCCGGATGTACAGTGAACGACGCATAACTGTGCTCTACAGCTTAGTTCAAGGACAACAGCTCAACCCATATTTACGACTTAAAGTGAGACGTGATCACATCATAGATGATGCACTCGTGCGG CTAGAGATGATTGCCATGGAAAATCCTGCAGACTTGAAGAAGCAATTGTATGTTGAATTTGAAGGAGAGCAAGGGGTAGATGAAGGAGGTGTTTCCAAAGAATTTTTTCAACTGGTTGTGGAAGAAATCTTCAATCCAGATATTG GCATGTTCACATACGATGAATCTACAAAACTGTTTTGGTTTAATCCGTCCTCTTTTGAAACTGAGGGTCAGTTTACACTGATTGGCATAGTGCTGGGGCTCGCCATTTACAATAACTGTATACTGGATGTACATTTTCCCATGGTTGTCTACAGGAAGCTAATGGGCAAAAAAGGAACTTTCCGTGATCTGGCAGACTCTCATCCT GTTCTTTACCAGAGTTTGAGAGACTTGCTAGAGTATGAAGGAAGTGTGGAAGATGATATGATgataacttttcaaatatctcaCACGGATCTCTTTGGCAATCCAATGATGCATGATTTAAAGGAAAACGGTGATAAAATTCctattacaaatgaaaatagaaag GAATTTGTCAATCTGTATGCTGACTATATACTCAATAAATCAGTAGAAAAGCAATTCAAGGCCTTTCGGAGAGGATTCCACATGGTGACCAATGAATctcctttgaaatatttatttagacCAGAGGAAATTGAATTACTTATTTGTGGAAGTAGG AATTTAGATTTTCAAGCACTAGAAGAAACAACAGAATATGATGGTGGCTATACAAGAGACTCTCTTATTATtag GGAATTCTGGGAGATAGTCCATTCATTTACGGATGAACAGAAAAGACTATTCTTGCAGTTTACAACAGGCACAGACAGAGCCCCTGTGGGAGGACTTGGAAAGTTAAAGATGATCATAGCCAAAAATGGCCCAGATACAGAGAG GTTACCTACATCTCACACATGCTTTAATGTACTTTTGCTTCCGGAGTACTCAAGCAAAGAAAAGCTTAAAGAAAGATTATTGAAGGCCATCACATACGCCAAAGGATTTGGCATGCTGTAA
- the UBE3A gene encoding ubiquitin-protein ligase E3A isoform X2 codes for MDNNAAAIKALELYKINAKLCDPHPSKKGTSSAYLENNSKGAHNNSCTDRKMNKKEMQGPRDDFKDVTFLTEDKIYEILELCREKEDYSPLIRVIGRVFSSAEALVQSFRKAKHHTKEELKSLQGKDEDKDEDEKEKAACSAAAMEEDSGASSSSSSRIGDNTQGDNNLQKLGPDEVSVDIEAVRRVYDRLLSNEKIETAFLNALVYLSPNVECDLTYHNVYSRDPNYLNLFIIVMENGNLHSPEYLEMALPLFCKAMSKLPLAAQAKLVRLWSKYRADQIRRMMETFQQLITYKVISNEFNSRNLVNDDDAVVAASKCLKMVYYANVVGGDVDTDHNEEEDEEPIPESSELTLQELLGEERRNKKGPRVDPLETELGVKTIDCRKPLIPFEEFINEPLNDVLEMDKDYTFFKVETENKFSFMTCPFILNAVTKNLGLYYDNRIRMYSERRITVLYSLVQGQQLNPYLRLKVRRDHIIDDALVRLEMIAMENPADLKKQLYVEFEGEQGVDEGGVSKEFFQLVVEEIFNPDIGMFTYDESTKLFWFNPSSFETEGQFTLIGIVLGLAIYNNCILDVHFPMVVYRKLMGKKGTFRDLADSHPVLYQSLRDLLEYEGSVEDDMMITFQISHTDLFGNPMMHDLKENGDKIPITNENRKEFVNLYADYILNKSVEKQFKAFRRGFHMVTNESPLKYLFRPEEIELLICGSRNLDFQALEETTEYDGGYTRDSLIIREFWEIVHSFTDEQKRLFLQFTTGTDRAPVGGLGKLKMIIAKNGPDTERLPTSHTCFNVLLLPEYSSKEKLKERLLKAITYAKGFGML; via the exons ATGGATAACAATGCAGCAGCCATTAAGGCCCTCGAGCTTTATAAGATTAATGCAAAACTCTGTGATCCTCATCCCTCCAAGAAAGGAACGAGCTCAGCTTACCTAGAAAACAACTCCAAGGGTGCCCATAACAATTCCTGcactgacagaaaaatgaacaagaaggaaatgcaaggCCCAAGAGATGACTTCAAAG ATGTGACTTTTCTAACGGAAGACAAGATATATGAAATTCTTGAACTATGTCGAGAAAAAGAGGATTATTCCCCTTTAATCCGAGTGATTGGGAGAGTATTTTCCAGTGCTGAAGCACTGGTACAGAGTTTCCGAAAAGCCAAGCATCACACCAAGGAGGAGCTCAAGTCTCTTCAAGGAAAGGATGAAGACaaagatgaagatgaaaaggaaaaagctgccTGTTCGGCTGCTGCTATGGAAGAAGATTCAGGCGCATCATCATCTTCATCGTCAAGAATAGGTGATAATACACAAGGAGATAATAACCTCCAAAAATTAGGCCCTGATGAAGTGTCTGTAGATATTGAAGCAGTCAGGCGGGTCTACGATAGATTactttctaatgaaaaaatagaaactgCCTTTTTAAATGCACTTGTGTATTTGTCACCTAATGTGGAATGTGACTTGACTTACCACAATGTATACTCTCGGGATCCGAACTATCTGAATTTGTTTATTATCGTTATGGAGAATGGCAATCTTCATAGCCCAGAATATCTGGAAATGGCTCTGCCGTTGTTTTGCAAAGCAATGAGCAAGCTGCCCCTTGCAGCTCAAGCAAAACTGGTCAGATTGTGGTCTAAGTATAGAGCAGACCAAATTCGGAGAATGATGGAGACGTTTCAGCAGCTTATTACTTACAAAGTCATAAGCAACGAGTTCAACAGTCGTAACCTAGTGAACGATGACGatgctgttgttgctgcttcCAAGTGCTTGAAAATGGTTTACTATGCAAATGTAGTAGGAGGGGATGTGGATACGGATCATaatgaagaggaagatgaagaacCCATCCCGGAATCAAGTGAACTCACTCTTCAAGAGCTGTTGggtgaggaaagaagaaataaaaaaggtcCTCGAGTGGACCCACTGGAAACTGAGCTTGGTGTTAAAACTATAGATTGCAGAAAACCACTTATCCCCTTTGAAGAATTTATTAATGAACCACTGAATGATGTTCTAGAAATGGACAAAGACTACACTTTCTTCAaagtagaaacagaaaataaattctcttttaTGACTTGTCCCTTCATATTGAATGCTGTTACTAAGAACCTGGGACTGTATTATGACAATAGGATCCGGATGTACAGTGAACGACGCATAACTGTGCTCTACAGCTTAGTTCAAGGACAACAGCTCAACCCATATTTACGACTTAAAGTGAGACGTGATCACATCATAGATGATGCACTCGTGCGG CTAGAGATGATTGCCATGGAAAATCCTGCAGACTTGAAGAAGCAATTGTATGTTGAATTTGAAGGAGAGCAAGGGGTAGATGAAGGAGGTGTTTCCAAAGAATTTTTTCAACTGGTTGTGGAAGAAATCTTCAATCCAGATATTG GCATGTTCACATACGATGAATCTACAAAACTGTTTTGGTTTAATCCGTCCTCTTTTGAAACTGAGGGTCAGTTTACACTGATTGGCATAGTGCTGGGGCTCGCCATTTACAATAACTGTATACTGGATGTACATTTTCCCATGGTTGTCTACAGGAAGCTAATGGGCAAAAAAGGAACTTTCCGTGATCTGGCAGACTCTCATCCT GTTCTTTACCAGAGTTTGAGAGACTTGCTAGAGTATGAAGGAAGTGTGGAAGATGATATGATgataacttttcaaatatctcaCACGGATCTCTTTGGCAATCCAATGATGCATGATTTAAAGGAAAACGGTGATAAAATTCctattacaaatgaaaatagaaag GAATTTGTCAATCTGTATGCTGACTATATACTCAATAAATCAGTAGAAAAGCAATTCAAGGCCTTTCGGAGAGGATTCCACATGGTGACCAATGAATctcctttgaaatatttatttagacCAGAGGAAATTGAATTACTTATTTGTGGAAGTAGG AATTTAGATTTTCAAGCACTAGAAGAAACAACAGAATATGATGGTGGCTATACAAGAGACTCTCTTATTATtag GGAATTCTGGGAGATAGTCCATTCATTTACGGATGAACAGAAAAGACTATTCTTGCAGTTTACAACAGGCACAGACAGAGCCCCTGTGGGAGGACTTGGAAAGTTAAAGATGATCATAGCCAAAAATGGCCCAGATACAGAGAG GTTACCTACATCTCACACATGCTTTAATGTACTTTTGCTTCCGGAGTACTCAAGCAAAGAAAAGCTTAAAGAAAGATTATTGAAGGCCATCACATACGCCAAAGGATTTGGCATGCTGTAA